A portion of the Parasedimentitalea marina genome contains these proteins:
- a CDS encoding TRAP transporter small permease, translated as MEVEFYDEAETQLPTRKFGTIEKAMVAVTDVFSGTMLMGLVGLLVLSILSRDVLQVPIPWLEEIATLTTIYAVAFASIGAWSRGAHIAVELLPMAIKGPWHGRYAILLQVLSIIFLILAAWGAAEMMQRSANNRTTALSLSFSIYYGGLLLAFGGMVLASCLRLAGEFTGSKEQEE; from the coding sequence ATGGAAGTAGAATTTTATGATGAGGCTGAAACCCAACTGCCGACAAGAAAATTTGGGACCATCGAAAAAGCAATGGTAGCAGTTACGGACGTTTTTTCTGGTACCATGCTGATGGGTCTTGTCGGACTGCTTGTCTTATCGATTTTGTCGCGGGATGTATTGCAGGTTCCGATCCCCTGGCTCGAAGAGATTGCGACACTGACGACGATCTACGCCGTTGCATTTGCATCCATCGGCGCCTGGTCACGCGGGGCTCATATCGCAGTTGAGCTTTTGCCTATGGCGATCAAGGGTCCATGGCACGGCCGTTACGCAATTTTGCTGCAGGTTCTGTCGATCATTTTTCTGATCCTAGCCGCATGGGGCGCCGCAGAGATGATGCAGCGCAGCGCAAACAATCGAACCACGGCGCTCTCTCTGAGTTTCTCAATCTACTACGGCGGTTTGCTCCTTGCCTTTGGTGGCATGGTGCTGGCGTCGTGCCTGCGTTTGGCAGGCGAATTTACAGGCTCTAAAGAGCAGGAAGAGTAA
- a CDS encoding TRAP transporter substrate-binding protein: MTFTRRSALKVLGAASATAALATPGLAAGKITIQVNTTMKPGGSEEAGIARFKTALDELAPGRFDVVPFLSGQLGGENAVLELLNIGETQISLTGGNWRAQYAPEYDPISIPFLFPNGAAVEDFMATDSGKKLQERGKQQGGIVEMGAQMRAPRHMTANKSITTPDDLAGFRLRLPGIPVWVDIWSALGAQTVVVPATEIYLAMQTGQVDGHENSLVSPYSRKLYEVQSHLIKTGHVHFPWHWVASETWLSGLSDADQSAVRAAVQIARIEGSKVEVEKDKFYLAELRKAGMTVVEPDTAAFIAKAKPAIDSAMSSLADGVVADIQRAIFANS, from the coding sequence ATGACATTCACACGACGTTCCGCGCTTAAGGTACTTGGCGCCGCATCAGCTACCGCAGCCTTGGCAACGCCAGGTTTGGCAGCAGGCAAGATCACAATCCAGGTCAACACAACGATGAAACCTGGTGGTTCAGAAGAAGCCGGCATCGCGCGATTTAAAACAGCTCTGGATGAGCTAGCTCCAGGACGGTTTGACGTTGTGCCGTTCCTTAGTGGTCAGCTTGGCGGCGAAAATGCCGTGCTTGAATTGCTGAACATTGGTGAAACCCAAATTTCACTAACAGGCGGCAACTGGCGGGCACAATACGCCCCCGAATACGATCCGATCTCAATTCCCTTCCTGTTCCCAAATGGCGCTGCAGTGGAAGACTTTATGGCCACAGATTCTGGCAAGAAACTGCAGGAGCGCGGTAAACAACAAGGTGGGATCGTCGAGATGGGTGCACAGATGCGTGCCCCTCGCCACATGACAGCCAATAAATCGATCACAACTCCGGACGATCTTGCCGGGTTCCGTCTGCGCCTGCCTGGCATCCCTGTATGGGTAGACATCTGGAGCGCGCTAGGGGCCCAGACAGTTGTTGTCCCAGCAACCGAAATCTATCTTGCGATGCAGACTGGTCAGGTTGATGGCCACGAGAACTCTCTTGTTTCGCCGTATTCGCGCAAGCTGTATGAGGTTCAGTCGCATCTGATCAAGACTGGTCACGTGCACTTCCCCTGGCATTGGGTTGCGTCGGAAACGTGGTTGTCGGGACTTTCGGATGCTGATCAATCGGCGGTTCGGGCCGCGGTACAGATTGCCCGGATCGAAGGCAGCAAAGTCGAGGTTGAGAAGGATAAATTCTATCTCGCAGAGCTTCGCAAGGCGGGTATGACAGTCGTTGAACCTGATACCGCGGCCTTTATCGCGAAGGCAAAGCCGGCAATTGATAGTGCGATGTCCTCTTTGGCTGACGGCGTCGTCGCGGATATTCAAAGGGCGATCTTTGCCAACTCCTAA
- a CDS encoding SMP-30/gluconolactonase/LRE family protein, which produces MLELDGDGIRPHPVSQRGNVLPPVNFVLVDQVGKIWVTVSSKMQPRSRAYRRDVKNGYVGLINPDDTFSVVLKDLHYTNEVRPDYENGWLYIAETFGQKISRVRLDENGVHGEPKIFVQFPPGTFVDGIELDTNGGLYAACIVSSELYHIDAGGSPTLIVGERNASWIDEVEAALTANTMGRQHFDSSPATVLPNISSVAFLGENQDKIVCGNLLGQSLPVLDAPHPGQKPAHWGVNVPKWGERQV; this is translated from the coding sequence GTGCTTGAACTGGACGGCGATGGTATCCGGCCCCATCCGGTGTCCCAACGAGGCAATGTCCTGCCGCCGGTAAACTTTGTCCTGGTTGATCAGGTTGGCAAGATCTGGGTGACTGTTTCATCCAAAATGCAACCAAGATCGCGGGCCTATCGGCGTGACGTAAAGAATGGATATGTCGGCCTGATCAATCCGGATGATACGTTCTCCGTTGTTTTGAAAGACCTTCACTACACCAATGAAGTCAGACCGGATTATGAAAATGGCTGGCTGTATATAGCCGAGACATTTGGTCAAAAAATCTCTCGTGTCCGTTTGGACGAAAATGGCGTTCACGGCGAGCCAAAGATATTCGTTCAGTTTCCCCCGGGGACATTTGTTGATGGTATCGAGCTGGATACAAACGGCGGATTATATGCCGCCTGTATCGTATCCAGTGAGTTGTATCATATTGATGCAGGGGGTTCTCCAACTCTGATTGTCGGTGAACGCAACGCTTCCTGGATAGATGAAGTCGAAGCGGCTCTGACTGCAAACACAATGGGAAGGCAACACTTCGACAGCTCTCCGGCAACAGTGCTGCCCAACATCTCCAGCGTCGCATTTCTGGGCGAAAACCAGGACAAAATTGTCTGTGGCAACCTGTTGGGTCAATCCCTGCCTGTGCTGGATGCGCCGCACCCGGGGCAAAAACCAGCTCATTGGGGCGTTAACGTTCCAAAGTGGGGCGAGCGCCAGGTTTGA
- a CDS encoding NAD(P)H-dependent oxidoreductase, which yields MNLFTQMQKRAEDGNPVRIGMIGAGKFGTMFLAQALRLKGIHIVGVVDLHPDVAKSNMKLVGWDEAAYAAQSLNDAAQSGATFVGDNWEALVTHPDIEIIIECTGNPLAAVTHCLAAFNHKKHIINVTVEADAFCGSGLADKARDAGVIYSMAYGDQPALACDLVDWARTCGFSVVSAGRGHKWLPHYRQSTPDTVWDHWGLTAKQAKRGRLNPKMFNAFLDGSKPAIESAAIANAAGLDAPDNGLVFPPGGIDDVPNLMRPRSEGGVLDRKGMVDVVSCLTADGAQIPHDIRKGVWVCFEGDTEYLRNCFEEYKVVTDDSGRYMCNYKRWHLIGLELGVSVASVGIRQEPTGVAREFRADVAAVAKRDLAKGEILDGEGGYTVSGGLRPAAKSVAEGYVPLGLAHNVTLVKDVAAGEPVKWSDVEADTNTDAYRLRREMEVKLIANVAV from the coding sequence ATGAATCTTTTTACACAAATGCAAAAGCGCGCCGAGGATGGCAATCCGGTGCGTATCGGGATGATCGGTGCTGGCAAGTTTGGCACCATGTTCCTGGCTCAGGCTCTTCGCCTTAAGGGGATTCACATTGTTGGGGTTGTTGACCTGCACCCTGATGTGGCGAAATCCAATATGAAGCTCGTGGGCTGGGACGAAGCGGCCTATGCGGCCCAAAGCCTGAACGATGCCGCCCAGTCTGGCGCCACCTTTGTGGGGGACAACTGGGAAGCGCTTGTTACCCATCCAGACATTGAGATCATTATCGAATGCACGGGCAACCCATTGGCAGCTGTCACCCATTGTCTAGCCGCGTTTAACCACAAGAAGCATATCATCAACGTGACAGTGGAAGCCGATGCATTCTGCGGCTCCGGGTTGGCTGACAAAGCCAGAGACGCAGGTGTCATCTACAGCATGGCTTATGGTGATCAGCCTGCTTTGGCCTGTGATCTTGTAGACTGGGCCCGCACCTGCGGCTTTAGCGTTGTGTCAGCGGGGCGGGGGCATAAGTGGTTGCCCCATTACCGGCAGTCGACACCAGACACCGTCTGGGATCATTGGGGGCTGACGGCCAAACAAGCCAAACGCGGCCGCCTGAACCCCAAAATGTTCAACGCCTTTCTGGACGGGTCGAAACCCGCCATTGAAAGCGCGGCAATTGCAAACGCCGCTGGCCTCGATGCGCCCGATAACGGATTGGTCTTTCCGCCGGGGGGTATTGACGATGTTCCAAACTTAATGCGCCCGCGTTCTGAGGGCGGGGTGCTGGACCGTAAGGGCATGGTTGATGTCGTGTCATGTCTGACGGCTGACGGTGCCCAAATTCCGCATGATATTCGAAAGGGTGTCTGGGTCTGTTTTGAAGGCGACACAGAGTATCTGCGCAATTGTTTCGAAGAGTACAAAGTCGTCACCGACGACAGTGGCCGCTATATGTGTAACTATAAACGCTGGCACCTTATTGGGCTGGAACTTGGGGTGTCTGTCGCCTCCGTTGGCATTCGCCAAGAGCCTACAGGTGTCGCCCGTGAATTCCGTGCCGATGTTGCAGCGGTTGCAAAGCGTGATCTTGCCAAGGGTGAAATCCTTGATGGCGAGGGCGGCTATACCGTTTCCGGCGGCCTTCGCCCGGCAGCGAAATCCGTTGCTGAAGGGTATGTTCCCCTTGGGCTGGCGCACAATGTCACCTTGGTCAAAGACGTCGCCGCAGGAGAGCCGGTCAAATGGAGCGATGTCGAAGCAGACACCAACACGGATGCCTACCGATTGCGTCGCGAGATGGAAGTCAAACTGATCGCGAATGTGGCAGTATGA
- a CDS encoding IlvD/Edd family dehydratase, whose amino-acid sequence MTEGKGIQGGLTNYGDKDFASYLRRSFARSMGLSRDMLDKPIVGIAMTPSGFNNCHRSMPELVEAVSRGVLAAGALPRPFPTVSLGEVFLNPTSMVYRNLMSMDTEEMVRAQPMDAVVLIGGCDKTVPAQLMGAASADIPSVQLVTGPMMTGRHKGERLGACTDCRRFWGKFRAGEVPGEEIAEIEGRLATTAGTCAVMGTASTMACIAETLGMSLPGSAAIPAVHSDRLVAAEESGRLAVSLIQNPRLPSEVITEKSVENAFRVLMAVSGSTNAIVHLTAVAGRLGIRISPERLNQISDETPVLVDLKPVGKGYMEDFYAAGGVGAVLREIRHLLHLDTVDVTGQTLAERLDDEPDWVDRRVILPFDAPVSDEGGLISLFGNIAPQGAIFKRAAATPELFEVEGRAVVFESLEDLAQRVDDPDLDIEANDIMVLKNAGPVSAGMPEAGYLPIPKKLAKKGVKDIVRISDARMSGTAFGTIVLHMSPEAGVGGPLAAVQNGDRLRLSVSEKRIDLLVDDAEIARRLEGHSKPELASRGYRGLYSRTVLQADEGCDFDFLTHEGWSKESTK is encoded by the coding sequence ATGACTGAGGGAAAAGGAATACAGGGCGGGTTGACCAACTATGGTGACAAGGATTTCGCATCCTATTTGCGCCGCTCGTTTGCACGGTCCATGGGGCTATCGCGCGACATGTTGGACAAGCCCATCGTCGGGATCGCGATGACCCCGTCAGGGTTCAACAATTGTCACCGTTCCATGCCGGAATTGGTAGAGGCCGTGTCTCGTGGTGTTCTTGCCGCTGGCGCATTGCCGCGTCCGTTTCCAACGGTTTCCTTGGGCGAGGTTTTTCTGAACCCCACAAGCATGGTGTACCGAAACCTGATGTCTATGGACACCGAGGAGATGGTACGGGCGCAGCCAATGGATGCTGTTGTGTTAATCGGAGGATGTGACAAGACCGTTCCTGCTCAACTGATGGGGGCCGCGTCGGCGGATATTCCCAGCGTCCAACTGGTTACAGGGCCGATGATGACCGGTCGCCACAAAGGCGAGCGCCTTGGTGCCTGTACGGATTGCCGGCGTTTCTGGGGCAAGTTCCGCGCTGGTGAAGTCCCCGGCGAAGAAATCGCCGAGATCGAGGGTCGTCTGGCCACAACCGCAGGAACCTGTGCGGTTATGGGAACCGCAAGCACTATGGCCTGTATTGCCGAGACGCTTGGCATGTCATTGCCTGGGAGCGCGGCCATTCCGGCAGTTCATTCTGATCGCTTGGTGGCAGCAGAGGAAAGCGGCAGACTTGCGGTCAGTCTTATTCAAAATCCCCGTTTGCCAAGCGAAGTCATCACTGAGAAATCGGTGGAGAATGCCTTTCGTGTGCTAATGGCGGTCAGCGGATCGACAAACGCTATTGTGCACCTGACTGCGGTCGCTGGACGTTTGGGTATTCGCATTTCGCCAGAGCGTCTGAACCAGATTTCTGACGAAACCCCTGTTCTTGTAGATCTCAAACCCGTGGGTAAAGGCTACATGGAGGACTTTTATGCAGCTGGCGGCGTCGGAGCAGTGCTTCGCGAGATCCGCCATTTGCTGCACCTAGATACAGTGGATGTGACCGGCCAAACGCTGGCCGAACGTCTGGATGATGAGCCTGACTGGGTCGATCGCCGTGTTATCCTTCCCTTTGACGCCCCTGTGTCCGACGAAGGTGGTTTGATCAGCCTGTTTGGCAACATTGCGCCGCAAGGTGCGATCTTTAAACGTGCAGCCGCAACGCCAGAGCTTTTTGAAGTTGAGGGCAGGGCGGTTGTGTTTGAGAGCCTTGAAGATCTCGCGCAGCGCGTTGACGATCCCGATCTTGATATCGAAGCCAACGACATCATGGTTTTGAAGAATGCAGGCCCTGTGTCGGCTGGAATGCCCGAAGCTGGCTATCTGCCGATCCCCAAAAAGCTCGCCAAGAAAGGTGTGAAAGACATCGTACGAATTTCTGACGCGCGGATGTCTGGTACCGCCTTTGGAACGATTGTACTGCACATGTCCCCAGAAGCTGGGGTTGGCGGGCCTCTGGCTGCGGTTCAAAACGGCGATCGCCTGCGTCTTTCGGTGTCTGAAAAACGCATAGATCTATTGGTTGATGACGCCGAGATTGCGCGCCGCTTGGAGGGGCACAGCAAACCGGAGTTGGCCAGCCGGGGCTATCGCGGACTGTACAGTCGAACGGTTTTACAGGCCGACGAAGGCTGCGATTTCGATTTTCTGACGCACGAAGGCTGGTCAAAAGAGAGCACAAAATGA
- a CDS encoding NAD(P)-dependent oxidoreductase: MRYGFVGLGQMGAPMAANLAAAQDVKVLDLSEDAIKAAVRAGASAVSSLKDFADIGVLFLCLPNGGIVEKSLFDKTNGIAKFLSPNTIVVDTSTIEYSLTLSIGDRLDALGLRFLDAPVSGMWKRAQDGTLTMMIGGETDIVEDLRPALSTMADRILHTGAVGSGQLTKLINQLLFDINVAALAEILPMAKKLGLDPENTAEVVNSGTGRSYASEYFIPQILEGTFDTGYPLQSAYKDLISGAEISARYQIPAPVLAAATSTYQQALLEGHGAKDKGAMVLVYERLLGVNCRKSSVEDTTND, encoded by the coding sequence ATGAGATATGGATTTGTTGGTCTGGGTCAGATGGGGGCGCCGATGGCAGCGAACCTGGCGGCAGCACAGGACGTAAAAGTTCTGGACCTTAGCGAAGATGCAATCAAGGCTGCAGTTCGTGCCGGAGCATCTGCGGTGTCCTCGCTCAAAGATTTTGCTGATATCGGCGTTCTGTTCCTTTGCTTGCCAAACGGCGGTATTGTCGAAAAATCCCTTTTTGATAAGACGAACGGCATTGCAAAGTTCCTGTCGCCGAACACCATCGTGGTGGATACATCGACGATCGAGTATTCGCTTACTCTGAGTATTGGTGACCGTCTTGATGCGCTTGGCCTAAGGTTCTTAGATGCGCCAGTGTCCGGAATGTGGAAGCGCGCACAAGATGGTACGCTCACGATGATGATCGGTGGTGAAACAGATATCGTCGAGGATCTGAGACCCGCACTTTCCACAATGGCAGACCGTATCTTGCACACCGGCGCTGTCGGAAGCGGTCAGTTGACCAAATTGATCAACCAGTTGCTCTTTGACATTAACGTCGCCGCATTGGCGGAAATTCTGCCCATGGCCAAGAAACTGGGGCTTGATCCGGAAAATACAGCAGAGGTGGTCAATTCCGGCACCGGCCGAAGCTATGCATCAGAGTATTTTATTCCTCAGATTCTCGAAGGCACCTTTGACACCGGCTATCCCCTGCAATCCGCCTACAAGGATTTGATCAGTGGTGCAGAAATTTCGGCACGATACCAAATTCCGGCGCCCGTTTTGGCAGCGGCCACCAGCACATATCAACAGGCATTGCTTGAGGGTCATGGCGCCAAAGACAAGGGCGCCATGGTGCTTGTTTACGAGCGTCTACTGGGGGTGAATTGTCGCAAATCTAGCGTGGAGGACACGACCAATGACTGA
- a CDS encoding tyrosine-type recombinase/integrase, which yields MAKTPSGANRVLRSFRTIYNHARRTYDLAECPTMAIEWFEETPDGRIIGDLKEWRQTIDDLSNPIHRVFFELLLFNGFRKTEALTLQWKQVQEDRIHLPMTKNGRSFDLPILQVHHEILAPLRPLGRRWVFPSPKSVAGHITKPERIKFNPHMHRRTFATVAMEAGVLEEIVGRLLNYTPLSITGQRYTRPSLDALRPAMEIACKEISDRIEN from the coding sequence ATGGCAAAGACGCCATCTGGTGCCAATCGTGTTCTGCGCAGTTTCCGGACAATCTACAACCATGCACGCCGGACGTACGATCTGGCTGAGTGCCCTACGATGGCTATCGAGTGGTTTGAAGAAACACCGGATGGCCGGATCATTGGCGACTTGAAAGAGTGGCGGCAAACAATCGACGATCTGAGCAACCCAATTCATCGCGTATTCTTTGAACTTCTCCTGTTTAATGGTTTTAGAAAAACCGAGGCACTTACTCTTCAATGGAAACAAGTCCAGGAAGATCGGATCCACTTGCCGATGACGAAGAACGGCAGGAGTTTTGATCTCCCTATCCTGCAGGTACACCATGAGATTCTGGCACCGCTGCGCCCTCTCGGCCGTCGATGGGTGTTTCCGTCTCCAAAGTCGGTGGCAGGGCACATCACGAAGCCGGAAAGGATCAAATTCAACCCGCACATGCATCGCAGGACATTTGCAACAGTCGCGATGGAGGCTGGGGTTCTGGAAGAGATCGTTGGTCGGCTGCTAAACTATACGCCCCTGTCGATAACCGGGCAGAGATATACCCGGCCATCTTTGGATGCGCTTCGGCCTGCCATGGAAATCGCATGCAAGGAAATCTCGGATCGTATCGAAAACTAA
- a CDS encoding HAD-IIA family hydrolase, with product MLTTQSIFDRYEEVRSRLPKTTALTATVDIQSLMDIIDEVDAFVFDAFGVLNVGETLIPGADRRLDQLRECGCAIRILTNAASYDRDGAIAKFKRLGLTLADDEIITSREAALQHLPDGHWGVIAADADPLDDLPATTTRLEDLPEAYDHVDQFLFLSSAEWSTHRQALLMSAMQHNPRCLLIGNADLAAPRDDGFSVEPGYFGHLIADVFPEHVRFFGKPFGEVYDLIEASLPAVPSQRIAMCGDTLHTDILGAAARGWQTVLVTQDGLFAGYDTNDFSTQANLFADWRLGRI from the coding sequence ATGCTCACGACCCAATCAATATTTGATCGCTATGAAGAGGTTCGCTCCCGACTTCCTAAGACAACCGCCCTTACGGCAACTGTGGATATTCAGTCGCTGATGGATATTATCGATGAAGTGGACGCCTTCGTTTTTGATGCTTTTGGTGTCCTGAATGTCGGTGAAACCTTGATTCCCGGAGCGGATCGAAGGCTTGATCAGCTTAGAGAATGTGGGTGTGCCATCCGCATTCTGACCAATGCCGCAAGCTATGACCGCGACGGAGCCATCGCCAAGTTCAAGCGTCTGGGGCTGACCCTCGCTGATGACGAGATCATCACCAGCCGTGAGGCGGCTCTACAGCATCTTCCAGATGGTCATTGGGGAGTAATTGCCGCGGATGCGGACCCTTTGGATGATCTTCCCGCAACTACGACGCGGCTTGAGGACCTGCCTGAAGCTTATGATCACGTTGATCAGTTTTTGTTTCTTTCGTCGGCTGAATGGTCCACACATCGTCAGGCGCTTTTGATGTCTGCCATGCAGCACAACCCGCGCTGTCTGCTTATTGGAAACGCCGATTTAGCCGCACCGCGCGACGATGGTTTTTCGGTGGAGCCCGGGTATTTTGGACATCTCATCGCGGATGTCTTTCCAGAACACGTTCGGTTCTTTGGAAAGCCTTTTGGCGAAGTCTATGATTTGATCGAGGCCTCGTTGCCAGCGGTACCGTCCCAGCGCATCGCAATGTGCGGAGATACACTTCACACTGACATTCTGGGTGCTGCCGCCCGTGGGTGGCAGACTGTTCTGGTAACTCAAGACGGTTTGTTTGCAGGATATGACACCAATGACTTTTCTACCCAAGCCAACCTTTTTGCAGATTGGCGGTTGGGCCGCATCTAA
- a CDS encoding DeoR/GlpR family DNA-binding transcription regulator, whose product MSSKKQIRRDAIAALALEQGAVTVGSLAERFDVSMQTIRRDVDALCEGEMLHRVHGRIELSEEFLNTPFDQRAGTNPLGKRSIGEAAARLIPDGSTLFISIGSTPLSVAQALRSRKNLTVITNNLNAAMALSDELSNRIILPAGELRLPDRDILGDDVLEFFGQYRVEFAVFGVAGVALDGGLLDFHSTEVRARQAIRANAQKSLLVVDQSKFGRHAPALGDNISDIDTIIMDRRPGPAFAPLLDPLENRLVIAEGDAK is encoded by the coding sequence ATGTCATCTAAGAAGCAAATTCGAAGAGACGCGATTGCGGCTCTTGCTCTTGAGCAAGGAGCTGTGACTGTGGGTTCGCTTGCCGAGCGGTTCGATGTCTCCATGCAAACAATTCGCCGCGATGTGGACGCGTTGTGTGAAGGTGAGATGTTGCATCGCGTCCATGGCCGGATCGAACTGAGCGAAGAGTTCTTAAATACGCCATTTGATCAGCGTGCTGGCACCAACCCTTTAGGGAAACGTTCGATTGGCGAAGCAGCGGCGCGACTTATCCCCGATGGATCGACCCTGTTTATCTCCATTGGATCTACCCCTCTAAGCGTCGCACAAGCCTTGCGCAGCCGAAAAAACCTGACCGTGATTACTAACAATCTGAATGCAGCAATGGCGTTGAGCGACGAACTTTCAAACCGTATTATCCTGCCTGCGGGAGAGTTGCGTTTGCCAGACCGCGATATTCTGGGCGATGACGTTCTGGAGTTCTTTGGGCAGTACAGAGTCGAATTTGCGGTCTTTGGCGTGGCGGGTGTGGCGTTGGATGGCGGCCTTTTAGATTTCCACTCCACCGAGGTTAGAGCGCGGCAAGCAATTCGCGCGAATGCGCAGAAATCACTCTTAGTTGTCGACCAGTCCAAGTTCGGGCGTCATGCGCCGGCCTTGGGCGACAATATTTCTGATATCGACACAATCATCATGGATAGGCGTCCAGGGCCTGCGTTTGCCCCGCTGTTGGACCCGCTTGAAAACAGGCTTGTGATAGCCGAAGGAGATGCGAAATGA
- a CDS encoding ABC transporter ATP-binding protein: MTTSPFVVLKDVAKRWAGQLGVEGISLDIPEGSFTALLGPSGCGKSTTLRLLAGLELPDEGAIIIDGKDVTTSAASDRNLSMVFQSYALFPHLSVAENVVFGLKVRRVPKKERQQKLHRALEITGLLGYEDRKPGELSGGQRQRVALARAIVAGQRLCLMDEPLSNLDAKLRNSVRKDIKKLQRDLGITVVYVTHDQTEAMSMADTVVLMKDGRIQQVGSPEELYSKPSNTFVAEFVGAPPMALIESSAINGFGDGRTIGIRAEHVDVVPKGEGRMSCIVNECEFLGSETLIGLEHAGAAGLCVMKPGMSMMPDGQEVDINFHDENLHVFDAAGKRMAAP; encoded by the coding sequence ATGACGACCTCCCCTTTTGTGGTACTGAAAGACGTCGCCAAACGCTGGGCTGGCCAACTTGGTGTCGAGGGCATATCGCTCGACATTCCCGAAGGTAGTTTTACTGCGCTTTTGGGCCCTTCGGGTTGCGGAAAGTCTACGACATTGCGCCTGTTAGCAGGGCTTGAGCTTCCTGATGAGGGAGCAATTATTATTGACGGCAAGGACGTCACGACCAGTGCGGCGTCAGACCGAAACCTGTCAATGGTTTTTCAGTCCTACGCTCTGTTTCCCCATTTGTCGGTCGCGGAAAACGTGGTGTTTGGCCTTAAAGTTCGACGCGTCCCCAAGAAGGAACGTCAGCAAAAGCTGCACCGCGCTTTGGAAATTACCGGATTGTTGGGTTACGAAGACCGCAAGCCCGGTGAATTGTCCGGCGGGCAACGCCAGCGCGTCGCCTTGGCCCGTGCGATCGTTGCAGGTCAGCGTTTGTGTCTAATGGACGAGCCGCTGTCGAATTTAGACGCGAAACTGCGTAATTCGGTTCGCAAAGACATCAAGAAGTTACAACGCGATCTGGGTATCACGGTGGTCTATGTGACCCATGATCAAACCGAAGCGATGAGCATGGCGGACACCGTTGTCTTAATGAAAGACGGCCGCATTCAACAAGTCGGGTCTCCAGAGGAATTGTACAGCAAGCCCAGCAACACCTTTGTGGCCGAATTTGTCGGTGCGCCGCCGATGGCCCTTATTGAATCATCCGCAATCAATGGCTTTGGCGATGGCCGCACGATCGGGATCCGGGCCGAGCATGTTGATGTGGTGCCAAAAGGCGAAGGCCGGATGAGCTGTATCGTCAATGAGTGCGAATTTTTGGGATCAGAGACACTGATTGGGTTGGAGCATGCGGGCGCGGCAGGCCTGTGCGTCATGAAGCCTGGAATGTCGATGATGCCCGACGGCCAAGAGGTTGACATAAATTTCCACGACGAAAACCTGCACGTCTTTGACGCTGCGGGGAAAAGAATGGCAGCGCCGTAA